From Methanocella paludicola SANAE, a single genomic window includes:
- a CDS encoding flavodoxin domain-containing protein, with protein MARPKLVVVYLSTQGNTKKMADAIAEGAEDRGIDTHSVSFYEADMNELKDANAIALGSSTFWYKMHAPMEHFIERMGKELGDGLKGKVGAAFGSYGWSGEAPADIAKMLRALGMEVVDPVLRVQFTPTEKDIEECKRLGKDIANTVKKTKRAVG; from the coding sequence ATGGCCAGGCCTAAATTAGTCGTGGTATACCTCAGCACACAGGGTAATACGAAAAAAATGGCGGACGCGATCGCGGAAGGGGCGGAGGACAGGGGCATAGACACCCACTCGGTCAGCTTCTACGAGGCCGACATGAACGAGCTCAAGGACGCTAACGCGATAGCGCTGGGCAGCTCGACCTTCTGGTACAAGATGCACGCGCCCATGGAGCACTTCATCGAGCGCATGGGCAAGGAGCTCGGCGACGGCCTCAAGGGCAAGGTCGGTGCGGCCTTTGGGTCGTACGGATGGAGCGGCGAAGCGCCGGCCGATATAGCGAAGATGCTGCGGGCCCTCGGCATGGAAGTCGTCGACCCAGTACTGCGCGTGCAGTTCACGCCCACGGAAAAGGACATCGAGGAATGCAAGCGCCTGGGCAAGGACATCGCGAACACGGTCAAAAAGACTAAAAGAGCAGTAGGCTGA
- a CDS encoding LSM domain-containing protein, whose product MFPNKKVQALVGQKIQVEMKGEKNILEGTLVSADDYLNLHMVDTTEIQGGQKLRTLGSVVLRGNNIILLNPLKE is encoded by the coding sequence TTGTTCCCTAATAAAAAAGTTCAGGCACTCGTTGGCCAGAAAATTCAGGTAGAAATGAAAGGCGAGAAGAACATTCTGGAAGGTACCCTGGTCAGTGCCGACGATTATCTGAACCTTCACATGGTCGATACGACTGAGATACAGGGCGGCCAGAAGCTGAGGACCCTCGGCTCGGTAGTCCTGAGAGGCAATAACATCATCCTGTTAAACCCATTGAAGGAGTAA
- a CDS encoding helix-turn-helix transcriptional regulator, translated as MSEDSLEEKALALIKSRPNGVLQSDLWKDLDIDSRKCSRIIAKLEEDGKIKRTWETVKGTRTYRISYLPQKKEAPRKEVDFSLIIVDGGIAPCIGCTYECEPDYCPDLGNWIELLTRMPEREVPKPAPKPKVVEVEAPVKEEVAPVKVKKGKAAAKAPAEEPEMPPVKPPEKVPVKAAKPTKAAKPSKAEKPVEEVKPPAKAPARKSAVGSKKAAAEEVAPPKPAAKAKATTKAKSTKKK; from the coding sequence TTGAGCGAGGATAGCTTAGAGGAGAAAGCGCTGGCTCTTATCAAGTCCCGCCCCAACGGCGTCCTCCAGAGCGACCTTTGGAAAGACCTCGACATCGACAGCCGTAAGTGCTCCCGCATCATCGCGAAGCTGGAGGAGGACGGCAAGATCAAGCGCACCTGGGAGACGGTAAAAGGCACTCGCACCTACCGTATCTCCTATCTGCCCCAGAAGAAGGAGGCCCCCCGGAAAGAGGTCGACTTTAGCCTTATCATCGTCGACGGCGGTATCGCCCCGTGCATCGGCTGTACGTATGAGTGCGAGCCCGATTATTGCCCGGACCTCGGTAACTGGATCGAGCTGCTTACTCGTATGCCTGAGCGGGAGGTGCCGAAGCCTGCGCCGAAACCTAAAGTTGTAGAGGTTGAGGCCCCCGTTAAGGAAGAAGTCGCCCCTGTTAAGGTGAAGAAGGGTAAGGCTGCCGCTAAGGCTCCCGCTGAAGAACCGGAGATGCCTCCCGTGAAGCCACCTGAAAAGGTTCCCGTGAAGGCCGCTAAGCCCACTAAAGCTGCTAAACCCTCTAAGGCGGAGAAGCCCGTCGAAGAGGTAAAGCCGCCGGCAAAAGCTCCTGCCCGTAAGTCTGCCGTAGGCTCGAAGAAGGCTGCTGCTGAAGAGGTAGCTCCTCCTAAGCCAGCCGCTAAAGCTAAGGCGACGACGAAAGCTAAAAGCACAAAGAAAAAATAA
- a CDS encoding ATP-binding protein, which translates to MKPIGNVQSVEENDISFISSMKLKNGDFVAYQDRWVTPDRFILCRVKYAQSLKPFPDEFLFNSDLNPKAILEFSGMDTEDYDKYLITASIVGYFNEAIGEFKHPRTMPDNGESVYVAGQELLKDVSKAAVGQRGSAAIGSVLGTDVPVVLSVKDLVSQHLSIIAATGSGKSYTVGVLLEELMRPNNRAAVLVVDPHGEYPTLTALQNIKEFREDDYRPTVKVLRKENIKIKITELKLEDFMSILEMTDKMETFFARAYYALPDRANFRKADLLNEIQALRNESNQSTIDGIVWRYESNIMSRPIFDDFQHMQLKDQFSVGQLSILDLSGLSQKEQQLISAVLLRRLFDARQGTINEQYHEKDEKYLPYPAFVVLEEAHRFAPQNGEAKSKNILKTILSEGRKFGIGVCMVSQRPSKLDSDCLSQCMSQITMRIINPVDKNQIAASIETMSKDILDELPALAKGEAIISGVAINTPTLVKVRARLTEHGGISRDAPEEWVAYSKKAVAAKVVAPAQKQQYKLF; encoded by the coding sequence ATGAAGCCCATAGGCAACGTCCAGAGCGTCGAGGAGAACGACATCAGCTTCATATCGTCCATGAAGCTGAAGAACGGCGACTTCGTCGCCTACCAGGACCGCTGGGTAACTCCTGACCGCTTCATCCTGTGCCGGGTTAAATATGCTCAGTCGCTCAAGCCCTTCCCTGATGAATTTTTATTTAATAGTGACTTGAACCCGAAGGCGATCCTTGAGTTTAGCGGCATGGACACTGAGGACTATGATAAATACCTTATAACGGCTTCTATCGTCGGCTATTTCAATGAGGCAATCGGGGAGTTCAAGCACCCCAGGACGATGCCCGACAATGGTGAATCGGTCTACGTGGCAGGGCAGGAACTACTGAAAGACGTGAGCAAGGCCGCAGTAGGCCAGCGCGGCTCTGCCGCAATAGGCTCTGTACTCGGCACAGACGTGCCCGTCGTATTAAGCGTGAAGGACCTGGTCAGTCAGCACCTGAGCATCATTGCGGCCACCGGGAGCGGAAAAAGCTATACCGTTGGCGTACTGCTCGAAGAGCTCATGCGCCCGAACAACCGTGCAGCCGTCCTCGTAGTTGACCCCCACGGAGAATACCCAACACTAACGGCACTACAGAACATCAAAGAATTCAGGGAGGATGACTATCGCCCAACAGTCAAAGTCCTTCGCAAGGAGAACATCAAGATAAAGATCACCGAGCTCAAGCTCGAAGACTTCATGAGCATTCTGGAAATGACGGACAAGATGGAGACGTTCTTCGCCCGGGCCTATTATGCATTACCCGACAGGGCGAACTTCCGCAAGGCCGATCTGCTGAACGAGATCCAGGCGCTGCGGAACGAGAGCAACCAGTCCACCATCGACGGCATCGTCTGGCGCTACGAAAGTAACATCATGAGCCGCCCGATATTCGACGACTTCCAGCACATGCAGCTCAAGGACCAGTTCAGCGTCGGACAGCTTTCCATCCTTGACCTGAGCGGCCTCTCCCAGAAGGAACAACAGCTTATATCGGCGGTATTGTTACGCCGGCTATTCGATGCACGGCAGGGCACCATTAACGAACAGTACCACGAGAAGGATGAGAAGTACCTGCCCTACCCGGCGTTCGTCGTGCTCGAAGAGGCCCACCGTTTCGCCCCACAGAACGGCGAAGCCAAGTCAAAAAATATACTGAAGACCATACTCTCGGAGGGCCGTAAATTCGGCATCGGCGTCTGCATGGTCTCCCAGAGGCCGTCCAAGCTCGACAGCGACTGCCTGTCCCAGTGCATGTCCCAGATCACCATGCGGATCATCAACCCGGTCGATAAGAACCAGATCGCCGCCAGTATCGAGACCATGAGCAAGGATATCCTGGACGAGCTGCCTGCGCTCGCTAAGGGCGAGGCCATCATATCTGGCGTTGCCATTAATACGCCTACGCTCGTGAAGGTGCGTGCGAGGCTCACGGAACATGGCGGCATTAGCAGGGATGCGCCCGAAGAGTGGGTCGCATATTCGAAAAAAGCCGTAGCTGCGAAGGTAGTGGCGCCTGCGCAAAAACAGCAGTATAAGCTATTTTAA
- a CDS encoding DNA double-strand break repair nuclease NurA, protein MLDLRLLSRELLDRKSEILDFDQKDSDVLEKYREKLPMLDSLDKNANARLPVYSGSKFLEDGPLVRPFKKRFVNRADATDWALEVLKGKTVAAVDGSQVFASRRYSVPIGLTQAGLVINKHTGVDGFSTSYKMSLITPSEFEAYKGTSAFSETPVSLRRHQLECEQICEFMRSNPGDIVFLDGSLVLSFINELADEKIRMNYVDAIVSVLRTSEETKTPVAAYTDMPLNKDIVTLMKKYFHLPPVSHLSDVHLIRGKLNWADRTRTFISDRDDKSRENKSVLDLYGPYRDSVAFFYIQSSGGLPSKVEFPEWAYEAGMADRIADVVRAECIIRPGYPDIIHRAHEYTAISQDEAEQFSRILDHFAAANRIKIYKSAKEINKKVT, encoded by the coding sequence ATGCTAGACCTCAGGCTACTCTCTCGTGAGCTTCTGGACCGGAAGAGCGAGATCCTGGACTTTGACCAAAAGGATTCCGACGTGCTGGAGAAGTATCGTGAGAAGCTCCCGATGCTGGATTCGCTCGATAAGAATGCGAATGCCAGGCTTCCGGTATATTCCGGGAGTAAATTTTTAGAAGACGGACCTTTAGTTCGGCCTTTTAAGAAGAGATTCGTTAACCGGGCGGATGCTACGGACTGGGCCCTGGAAGTGCTGAAAGGTAAGACCGTGGCGGCCGTGGATGGAAGCCAGGTATTTGCCTCGAGGCGATACTCGGTGCCCATCGGGCTCACCCAGGCCGGGCTCGTCATTAACAAGCATACCGGAGTCGATGGATTTTCAACATCTTATAAAATGTCCCTGATCACGCCCTCGGAGTTTGAAGCCTATAAAGGCACGTCGGCCTTTTCCGAGACGCCCGTATCCCTCCGGCGCCACCAGCTCGAGTGTGAGCAAATATGCGAGTTCATGCGCTCTAATCCTGGCGACATAGTATTCCTTGACGGGTCCCTGGTATTATCGTTCATCAACGAGCTGGCCGACGAGAAGATACGTATGAATTATGTTGACGCTATCGTATCTGTGCTGAGAACGTCCGAGGAAACAAAAACGCCTGTGGCCGCCTATACGGACATGCCACTCAATAAGGACATAGTCACCTTGATGAAAAAATACTTCCACCTGCCCCCGGTATCGCACCTTTCAGACGTCCACCTTATCCGTGGAAAACTCAACTGGGCAGACCGTACACGGACCTTCATATCCGACCGGGACGATAAGAGCAGGGAGAATAAGTCGGTCCTGGACCTGTATGGGCCCTATCGTGACTCGGTCGCCTTCTTTTATATTCAATCGTCAGGCGGGTTGCCATCGAAGGTGGAGTTCCCGGAGTGGGCCTATGAGGCTGGAATGGCCGATCGTATAGCGGACGTCGTGAGAGCGGAATGTATTATAAGACCTGGATACCCGGATATCATCCACCGGGCGCACGAGTATACGGCCATCAGCCAGGATGAGGCTGAGCAGTTCAGCCGCATACTGGACCACTTCGCAGCAGCGAATCGGATAAAGATATACAAGAGCGCTAAAGAAATAAATAAAAAGGTCACATGA
- a CDS encoding AAA family ATPase, with protein sequence MMIIKKVALKNIKSYGEDVIEFQEGITSIHGLNGAGKSTVLESIGYALFDSLPYNQSEFVRKGEKSGEIVVTIVGMDDLEYTITRKCGSSQSYTIRGGNGIQMEGKEYVGTMLCDILGYRVPDIGQLRSLFENAVGVLQGTFVSEFLESASKRKSIFDPLLRIDEYNTAHKNLLQLKNYVKGSIDEMEKKISYLEGKCEPRESLILEKEGLTGHVSLLKKERLDKNEQIQLALKEKERYDAIESALRDLESKRKVTFTDAQNKRAYIERIKAELKKSEEAMGKLKQNEAAYRLYSSKMAEKEALEKQRLERDSIITKINFVKNSIAEMKGRLGECERSIKEMDQFEAEIKTLEPLVVEQEKLDTEMERFMSEISSRTHELGQLKERMSPLKTVKGNMCPVLSGVECKSVTDLKSYYEAELSRLMALKSGLEAGKKEIADKQKALGNPKLSLNVKKESLKKKAQVTSDHDRLKALMTEKQGEQVKLVSELSTFSSLENQFKTINEELTRLKPAYDEYQQNIRIAGQVAERQKELDIASAALEKKDAELKGLERELEEKKAVYVADAHVAVKSSCEKLRTGLASLGARIDAEESRIKAIDKNLEDIEESLKQMASLKEKRTAEIDYLAFIERARDVIRMAGPEVIRVYIDLISREATGMYCEIAGDHRFEIRWTADYDIILIEDGRERTFRQLSGGEQMSAALAVRLAVLKILTSSDIVFLDEPTQNLDESRRERLAQEIMRIKDFKQMIIISHDDTFNASLENVIEIEKLNGESKVRRRNARPQATLS encoded by the coding sequence ATGATGATCATTAAAAAAGTCGCTCTCAAAAATATCAAAAGCTACGGGGAGGATGTCATCGAGTTCCAGGAGGGCATCACGAGTATCCACGGGCTGAACGGAGCGGGCAAGTCCACGGTGCTCGAATCCATCGGCTATGCGCTTTTTGACTCCTTGCCCTACAACCAGTCTGAATTCGTTCGTAAGGGCGAAAAATCTGGCGAGATCGTCGTCACCATCGTCGGGATGGATGACCTGGAGTATACCATCACGCGGAAGTGCGGTTCCTCGCAATCCTACACTATCCGGGGCGGGAACGGCATCCAGATGGAGGGCAAGGAGTATGTGGGCACGATGCTCTGCGATATTCTGGGCTATCGCGTGCCCGACATCGGCCAGCTCCGTTCCCTGTTCGAGAACGCCGTAGGCGTGCTGCAGGGCACATTCGTCTCAGAGTTCCTCGAGAGTGCCAGTAAAAGGAAAAGCATATTCGACCCCCTTTTACGGATCGATGAATACAATACGGCCCACAAGAATCTACTCCAGCTCAAGAACTATGTGAAGGGCTCGATCGACGAGATGGAAAAGAAAATAAGCTATTTAGAAGGCAAGTGCGAGCCCCGCGAGTCGCTAATACTGGAAAAAGAGGGGTTGACCGGGCACGTATCCTTACTAAAAAAGGAAAGGCTCGATAAGAACGAGCAGATCCAGCTTGCGTTGAAGGAAAAAGAACGCTATGATGCGATCGAGAGCGCGCTAAGGGACCTGGAGAGCAAGCGTAAAGTCACCTTCACCGATGCCCAGAACAAGCGGGCATATATCGAGCGTATCAAGGCCGAGCTTAAAAAGTCAGAAGAGGCCATGGGGAAGCTGAAGCAGAACGAGGCTGCTTACCGCCTTTACTCTTCTAAGATGGCCGAAAAAGAGGCGCTCGAAAAGCAGAGGCTCGAAAGGGACTCCATTATAACAAAGATAAATTTTGTTAAAAATTCTATCGCCGAGATGAAAGGCAGACTGGGCGAGTGCGAGAGATCCATAAAAGAGATGGACCAATTCGAGGCGGAGATAAAGACACTTGAGCCCCTCGTTGTGGAGCAGGAAAAGCTCGATACGGAGATGGAGCGCTTTATGTCAGAGATCAGCTCCCGCACCCACGAGCTTGGCCAGCTAAAGGAGCGTATGAGCCCGCTGAAGACCGTAAAGGGCAATATGTGCCCCGTCCTGTCGGGCGTCGAATGTAAGAGCGTCACCGACCTCAAGAGCTATTATGAGGCTGAACTTTCCCGGCTCATGGCGTTAAAGTCGGGCCTTGAAGCCGGCAAGAAGGAGATCGCCGATAAGCAAAAGGCGCTCGGGAACCCGAAGCTTTCGCTGAACGTTAAAAAAGAAAGCCTGAAGAAGAAAGCACAAGTGACATCCGACCATGATCGGCTGAAGGCCCTGATGACTGAAAAGCAGGGCGAGCAGGTTAAGCTCGTCTCGGAGTTAAGCACGTTCTCGTCGCTGGAGAACCAGTTCAAGACGATCAATGAAGAGCTTACCAGGCTCAAGCCCGCCTACGATGAATACCAGCAGAATATCCGCATCGCCGGCCAGGTCGCCGAGAGGCAAAAGGAGCTTGACATTGCTTCTGCCGCGCTTGAAAAGAAGGATGCGGAGCTGAAGGGCCTTGAAAGGGAACTCGAGGAGAAAAAAGCAGTATACGTTGCCGATGCTCATGTAGCGGTGAAGTCTTCCTGTGAAAAGCTCCGGACAGGGCTGGCTTCGCTGGGCGCAAGGATCGATGCTGAGGAGAGCCGTATTAAGGCGATCGATAAAAACCTTGAGGATATTGAAGAAAGCCTGAAGCAGATGGCCTCGTTAAAAGAGAAACGTACAGCCGAGATCGACTACCTCGCCTTTATCGAGAGAGCCCGTGATGTAATTCGAATGGCCGGCCCTGAGGTCATACGGGTCTATATCGATCTGATCTCTCGAGAGGCCACCGGGATGTACTGCGAGATCGCAGGGGACCATCGCTTCGAGATCAGGTGGACGGCAGACTATGATATTATATTGATCGAGGATGGCCGGGAGCGCACGTTCAGGCAGCTTTCGGGCGGAGAGCAGATGAGCGCCGCGCTCGCCGTCCGGCTTGCCGTGCTGAAGATACTCACGAGCAGCGACATAGTGTTCCTGGACGAGCCGACCCAGAACCTGGACGAGAGCCGCCGGGAACGGCTGGCCCAGGAGATCATGCGCATCAAAGACTTCAAACAGATGATCATCATATCCCACGACGACACATTCAACGCCAGCCTGGAGAACGTCATCGAGATCGAGAAGCTGAATGGCGAAAGTAAGGTTAGGAGGCGAAATGCTAGACCTCAGGCTACTCTCTCGTGA
- a CDS encoding metallophosphoesterase family protein, translating to MVFLMNFIHMADMHLGYRQYGLEERFLDFGYTFKQVVEYAIAQKVEFVLISGDLFDKRSINAPTYIQAVHVLSLLKNAGIPCIAIEGNHDRRFLKDGMSWLDSLEWEGLLKVIKNYDGDLMGGFVDAGKTRIFGLGFAGSMTSAAIPRIKEEIAAINAQSPPERTIFMLHAGVQGKMKYGVVGEVTYEDLCQLKGAVDYLALGHYHSNYEIDDWAYNPGSPDTCSIVEAYEKKGIYHVTDVGAKLVPMSTRKFIPLRIKADGHKGFESLLNDIRESLIKYGKYDGPIVHVIIEGTLGFDKSHINVDTILEAVKEITSALYADVRFDLVNDEFRIASIDADALDRASIEREVFRKLARFDSVLAGNCDFFAASLSEVKDMAVKGADEKTLDSLFRKIYHEVKNAPVVPEAAPAPVEIVSKQLEPEMPVKPVKKPRKKAQKSGQVSLDWSEG from the coding sequence TTGGTATTCCTGATGAATTTCATCCATATGGCGGACATGCACCTGGGCTACAGGCAGTATGGCCTTGAAGAGCGGTTTCTCGATTTCGGTTATACGTTCAAGCAGGTCGTCGAGTACGCCATCGCACAAAAAGTTGAATTTGTCCTTATCTCCGGGGACCTGTTCGATAAGCGGAGCATTAATGCTCCTACCTATATCCAGGCGGTCCATGTTCTGTCCTTGCTTAAGAATGCGGGCATACCCTGTATCGCCATCGAGGGCAACCATGACCGGCGATTTTTAAAAGACGGTATGTCGTGGCTGGATTCGCTGGAATGGGAAGGGCTGCTCAAGGTCATTAAAAATTATGATGGCGACCTGATGGGCGGTTTCGTAGACGCGGGTAAGACGAGGATATTCGGCCTGGGCTTTGCCGGCTCGATGACGTCTGCTGCTATTCCCCGGATAAAAGAGGAGATCGCTGCGATTAACGCTCAGTCTCCGCCTGAAAGAACGATATTTATGCTGCACGCCGGCGTGCAGGGCAAAATGAAGTACGGGGTCGTCGGCGAAGTGACATACGAGGACCTCTGCCAGCTCAAGGGCGCCGTCGATTACCTTGCCCTCGGGCACTATCATAGCAATTACGAGATCGACGATTGGGCCTACAATCCGGGCTCGCCGGATACGTGCTCTATCGTGGAAGCCTATGAGAAAAAGGGCATATACCATGTTACCGATGTCGGAGCGAAGCTCGTCCCCATGAGCACCAGGAAATTCATCCCCTTACGCATAAAAGCTGACGGCCATAAGGGCTTTGAATCATTACTGAACGATATCAGGGAGTCGCTTATAAAATATGGGAAATACGACGGCCCCATCGTCCATGTGATCATCGAAGGGACACTCGGGTTCGATAAGTCCCACATCAACGTAGATACTATTTTAGAGGCGGTCAAGGAGATAACGAGCGCACTCTATGCTGATGTACGATTCGACCTTGTGAACGACGAGTTCAGGATCGCCAGCATAGATGCGGATGCGCTGGACCGTGCCAGCATCGAGAGGGAAGTATTTCGTAAGCTCGCCAGGTTCGACAGCGTCCTGGCGGGTAATTGTGACTTCTTCGCCGCTTCTCTTTCTGAAGTTAAGGACATGGCAGTTAAGGGTGCCGACGAGAAGACGCTGGATAGCCTGTTCAGAAAGATCTATCATGAAGTCAAAAACGCCCCCGTAGTGCCTGAAGCTGCCCCCGCTCCGGTTGAGATAGTATCTAAACAGCTTGAGCCCGAGATGCCTGTGAAGCCCGTTAAAAAGCCCCGAAAAAAAGCACAAAAGTCAGGGCAAGTATCGCTAGACTGGAGTGAGGGATGA
- a CDS encoding sensor histidine kinase, producing MGSALFPDPDPEKMAREELVASFYRLKAFAERYRRSEEALRLDEARLEALLALNDMAASPEEDIIAYSLEEAIRLTGSKIGWMGALSQDEKMLTMHCWSKGTKEECNILDRPHSICISGGGLWVEPILRGKPVVYNDLSSNKIPYGHIPIKRFMGIPVYDSGRIVAVAEVGNKASPYDRSDMRQLTLLMGSVWRIIMRKRVGKALSESKAQAELYVDFMSHDISNMNQVAMGYLELAMEKLADKGSLDKADMVMLSKPMDTMRNSAKLIDNVKKLQRLRDGMLEPMVLDLGKVLQDMTADAGSIQGRHITIDYYPVHGRSVKANELLPDVFANILGNSIKHSSPDKPLGIVVRLSTSDQWHRVTIEDNGPGIPDDRKGKIFSRLSPGNMKHMGTGLGLGLVKTLVESYNGRIWAEDRVPGDYRQGCRFVVELPEAC from the coding sequence ATGGGTAGTGCGCTATTTCCGGATCCGGATCCGGAAAAGATGGCGAGGGAAGAGCTCGTCGCTTCTTTTTACCGGCTGAAGGCATTTGCCGAACGATACCGGCGTTCCGAGGAGGCGCTACGCCTGGACGAGGCCCGGCTGGAGGCGTTACTGGCGCTGAACGATATGGCCGCCTCCCCGGAAGAGGACATTATCGCGTATTCGCTCGAAGAGGCGATACGCCTGACGGGCAGTAAGATCGGGTGGATGGGCGCCTTGAGCCAGGACGAGAAGATGCTGACCATGCACTGCTGGTCGAAGGGCACGAAAGAGGAGTGTAATATCCTGGACAGGCCTCATTCGATCTGCATCTCGGGCGGCGGCCTCTGGGTCGAGCCCATTTTACGTGGAAAGCCTGTCGTCTATAATGATCTTTCAAGCAATAAGATCCCTTACGGCCACATACCTATAAAACGATTTATGGGTATACCTGTCTATGATAGCGGGCGCATCGTAGCCGTGGCCGAAGTGGGAAATAAAGCCTCGCCCTATGATCGCTCGGACATGCGCCAGCTTACTCTGCTCATGGGCAGCGTCTGGAGGATCATCATGCGAAAGCGTGTCGGCAAAGCACTCTCCGAGTCTAAGGCCCAGGCCGAGCTTTATGTGGACTTCATGAGCCACGATATAAGTAACATGAACCAGGTCGCCATGGGCTACCTGGAGCTGGCGATGGAGAAGCTAGCCGATAAGGGCAGCCTCGATAAGGCCGACATGGTCATGCTCTCTAAGCCGATGGATACGATGAGGAATAGCGCTAAGCTTATCGATAACGTGAAGAAGCTGCAGCGGCTGCGTGACGGCATGCTTGAGCCCATGGTGCTTGACCTGGGGAAAGTGCTTCAGGACATGACCGCTGATGCAGGAAGCATACAGGGCCGTCATATCACTATCGATTATTATCCCGTCCATGGCCGTTCCGTAAAGGCGAATGAGCTTCTCCCGGACGTTTTCGCTAACATCCTGGGGAACTCGATAAAGCATTCAAGCCCCGATAAGCCTCTGGGCATCGTAGTCCGCCTATCCACCTCGGACCAGTGGCATCGTGTCACTATAGAGGATAACGGGCCGGGGATACCTGATGATCGGAAGGGCAAGATCTTTAGCCGGCTATCGCCAGGGAACATGAAGCATATGGGGACAGGGCTGGGGCTGGGGCTCGTGAAAACGCTCGTAGAAAGCTACAATGGCCGCATATGGGCCGAAGACAGGGTCCCTGGAGATTACCGGCAGGGTTGCCGCTTCGTGGTCGAGCTTCCGGAAGCCTGCTGA
- a CDS encoding flavodoxin family protein codes for MYKVIGIVGSPRHAGNTRFLVNEALETLKQEGIEVELIPLDDKRIAPCEACNACEELLNCNIEDDFQEIFEKMTAADGIIVGSPVYFGSASPQIMALLDRAGFVGMKTRAFERKAGAAIAVARRAGANFTFAQLNYFFFINGMIVPGSTYWNVGYGLDPEDVKDDEEAVRTVRNLAKNMAWLIKKIKA; via the coding sequence ATGTACAAGGTCATCGGCATCGTCGGAAGCCCGCGCCACGCGGGCAACACGCGTTTCCTGGTCAACGAAGCGCTGGAAACGCTGAAACAGGAAGGCATAGAGGTCGAGCTGATACCGCTCGACGATAAGCGCATCGCGCCCTGCGAGGCCTGCAACGCATGTGAAGAGCTGCTTAATTGCAACATCGAGGACGACTTCCAGGAGATCTTCGAGAAGATGACGGCGGCCGACGGCATCATCGTGGGAAGCCCCGTCTATTTCGGCTCGGCGTCGCCGCAGATAATGGCGCTGCTGGACAGGGCCGGGTTCGTCGGCATGAAGACACGTGCGTTCGAGCGCAAGGCCGGCGCGGCCATCGCCGTCGCCCGCAGGGCAGGCGCCAACTTTACCTTTGCCCAACTGAACTATTTCTTCTTCATCAACGGCATGATCGTGCCGGGCTCGACCTACTGGAACGTGGGCTATGGCCTTGACCCCGAAGACGTAAAGGACGACGAAGAAGCTGTTCGCACAGTGCGTAACCTCGCGAAGAACATGGCATGGCTCATAAAGAAGATAAAGGCATGA
- a CDS encoding GNAT family N-acetyltransferase: MAHKEDKGMKIRHAGLDDAAGICDVHKSHIERWYRKLGAEHVDVAYKDLSIGERWGFGGPWMSAETCSVHLNNLLLQHQFPFVALDKDRPVGETEFFVGDEGPHFGKTLHIGLLYVLKKRSGHGIGSALVDKAVRFATDQGCDTVTVASAMANVGFYEKCGFTIEGRMVELEASTKEYDVDIVKLPPPMSLWAFTRGLPMPVGRYQSSAFHVFEQLDQYAVPEFMDCRRDRVFVKINGHPSMLAFTRYDTVPERADVYGWSEAGAEAVAKAALTLLHKEGVRYATILLDGDDYYAIADSLDAAVKGSRGSLLRRLRK, from the coding sequence ATGGCTCATAAAGAAGATAAAGGCATGAAGATCAGGCACGCCGGGCTGGACGATGCGGCCGGTATCTGCGATGTTCATAAGTCGCACATAGAACGATGGTATCGAAAGCTGGGCGCAGAGCACGTCGACGTGGCTTATAAGGATCTCTCGATAGGCGAGCGATGGGGGTTCGGCGGGCCCTGGATGAGCGCCGAGACCTGCTCTGTCCACCTGAATAACCTGTTATTACAGCATCAGTTCCCGTTCGTTGCCCTTGATAAAGACCGTCCGGTCGGCGAGACGGAGTTTTTCGTGGGCGATGAGGGCCCCCACTTCGGGAAAACCTTGCATATCGGTCTTCTCTACGTGTTAAAAAAGCGATCAGGCCATGGGATAGGAAGTGCCCTTGTCGATAAGGCCGTTCGGTTCGCTACCGACCAGGGGTGTGATACTGTCACGGTAGCATCGGCGATGGCGAACGTCGGGTTCTATGAGAAGTGCGGTTTTACCATTGAAGGCAGGATGGTCGAGCTGGAAGCGTCCACTAAGGAATATGATGTGGATATCGTTAAATTGCCGCCCCCTATGAGCCTGTGGGCCTTCACGCGAGGCCTGCCCATGCCGGTAGGGCGCTATCAAAGCTCTGCCTTCCACGTTTTTGAGCAGCTCGACCAGTACGCCGTCCCGGAGTTCATGGATTGCCGGCGTGACCGGGTTTTCGTAAAGATCAACGGGCATCCGTCCATGCTCGCGTTCACCAGGTACGACACGGTACCGGAAAGGGCGGACGTTTACGGCTGGTCGGAGGCCGGGGCAGAGGCGGTGGCGAAGGCCGCGCTGACGCTGCTCCACAAGGAGGGCGTCAGGTACGCAACTATATTACTGGACGGCGACGATTATTATGCGATAGCGGATAGTCTTGACGCCGCGGTCAAAGGCTCGAGGGGCTCACTATTACGAAGGTTAAGGAAGTAA